The Ziziphus jujuba cultivar Dongzao chromosome 1, ASM3175591v1 genome segment tcctttatctaattttaatccaataatttaagcaccaaaaattccaaatatccagtagcaaaaataattctccagcaactgaaatattgaataaataatcaacaaatcagcagccccaacaaatttccagcaaacaaatcaaactccaacaaaccgaaatttttatatatatttttttatttgacctgttcttcttcttttgttttttttttttttaaattttcactcacagatcataaaacaactgcagtagtaaagatcaacaccaaaaatccaccaaactcgtggcctccaacaaaaacaaaagtgcagtttgttttttttaatatctgttcaaattttcttttattttatttaattttttttttaatatatgaatgcaaatattgaagactaaaatagcaaagaaaaatcaacaaaaaccaaattaacaagaacaatgataaaaaacaaccaacaaactaggaaacaaaaatacggtaggATAagaaaaacctaatttgactaggaatgaatatatatattattttttaagatgcagaacgtgtatgggatggatgcaaccttaacctaatgctaaattttcagaataacacaaaaacaaataaagcaaataaagatagatcaaacctgaacaaaatttggctctgataccaaatgatacgaacctcggatgacctgctcttaaacccgtattatattagcccggatttaattatgttcaaattctaatggtcaccttgacccctaaccaacctgtgattaaaaaccttggtatatagtgaagacgccacaataggtgatggatgtcctattgataagtcaaactaaaacactcattcactaatggtgttttaggtgttcaaaagaataaagagaattcaatctcacaaataattttctgtataaaattcaagcttcatttctcattgaaaataagcctttaaataggctttgaatgaccaaaataaaaccctaaaaggattagaaaatttcggctaacatagaatccaattaggaaattgcctaatttcacatcctttcctaatctaatttggattaattaatttccttattttgaagtagaaattaattaatttacaatgaaaataataaaataattactttcctaaacttatttgtccagcaaataaataaataaaaaagaaaaaaaaagaaagtcaatcgtaaattaggtaacgagttgactttgacatctaggctgaattatgtcttcaaccgagctaactcatGACCGAACTTGTCTTCCATCCAAGTTAGCTTGTGTCCAAATATGCCTTCCATCCGAGTTAGCTTGTGTCCGAACGATATAGTGTCAACTGGCTAAGATAGCTGATGTTGTCCAAGagtcagatgtccgagatagTTGATAGCCAAAGTGGAATGTTGCCCGAGGTATGAATGTGCTGTTGATGCCTGAAGGAACTGATGGTCTCCAAGACATGGATGACACtagtgttgtccgagacatggatgaacTGATGTTTTCCGAGGTAAAATGCTCTCCAAGGTGTGGATGTCCTACGATGTATGGATTTCCTCCGAGGTATGATGTCCGCCGAGGTATGGATGTGTGTGcacgggcggaatcacatcatttagtttgacttatcaataggatatccatcaactattatggcatcttcatcatataccaaggtttctaatcacaagttgattttgactattagaatctgaacttaattatgATCTAGATTactataatacaggtttaggaacAAGTCGACCTAAGTTCGTATTATTTAAGTTGATCAAGatgagcattcatccattgtaattgttccaaaaccgcTAACATATTGGTAGGTTCTCCTCCATTTCCCATTGCTCTAGATTCCCCTTTAAATCCCAACGATTCATCTTCAAGATTTCTTAATGAatcatctcctcttctcaatcttgaatttttcatattagtaaaaataatgcagaaatccttaccaaattcactccctcacgtgtttcactcaaataaggtctcagtACTCGTGTTTGaatactagtttcggcttttaaccttcttttaagctcacactctcttggttttttccacttaaaaaattatctcaaagttctattaaaacacactcaaaatagcaattagatcataattatgcccgaaataaacttatcaataaaacagcaacaaaatcaatcaaataccgagtgaattgataaaacctaatctcgacctaactaaccaaaacaaaggtaaaattaacaaagaaaatttttggatttaacaagggataaatcaaaatattaaggaCCAATACTTCAAGGATGAAATatggaaaagagattcaaacaacaaataagaaacaattcgaacaaagtatggaatagttgttggctgtagtttttgtaatttaattctttgtctcaaatcctttaaccaattttaatccaaacaattttagcactcaaaattcaaatctctAGTAGCAATACAGGGTGAAtaacagcaactccaaataatcACTATTGAAATTCTACACCAAAATAAACTCAATTTTTCAGCCTTCCACAAACCGaccttttacaatttttttatttattttcagcttttcttcttttttttctttttttcttttttttatcactaacaaaataatataaaataatctcCAATAGCACAATTCACCACAAAAATGCAAAtttcaagccaaaaaaattcaacaaaccctatccaaacttttcaaacaaaaataaattgtaaaattttagatttatgCAAGTTGTTCTCAAAactcctctcttttttttcttttcctttttttgaatatatgaatgcaactaattaagattaaaatagtaaagaaaaaaaatcaacaataaaccaaattactaagaacgaTTAtgcaaacaaccaacaaactagaaaacaaaaacttGGATAACAAAAGGGATAAATTTGGCtatgtggaattttttttttttttaatgtagaaTATGAATGAGatagaaacaaccttaacctagtgttaaaattgtggaataacacaaaaaaataaataaatcaaataagacagatcaaacctgaacaaaattcggctctgataccaaatgatacgaacttagatCGATttgctcttaaacccgtattatattagtccggatcgcAATTAAGTTTAGGTTCTAATGATCATCTTAacctctaatcaacttgtgattagaaaccttggtatatgatgaagacgccacaataggttatggatgtcctattgataagtcaaactaaaatactcgatCTCTATTTGATGCTTTAGGTGCTCAAatggaacaaagagaattctttctcataattaatttttgaatattaatctAAGCTTCCTTCttgttgaaaaataagcttttaaataggctttcaatgaataaaataaaaccctaaaagactaGGTAAAATCGGCCAAGTGTTTAGGAAACTAAGGTGTGGTCGAATTTTTATCTCCTTTCATAATctaatttagtttaattaattccttaattttgaaataggaattaattaatttacaatttacaatcaaataataaagtatcaaatttattaaattaatttttctagcaaataatcaaataaaaccaaataaaagactatttcctaaaacaatagtcaaatgttcaaattaggaaactagttgactaattgaaaactaagctatttttatccaatcaccaactagtttaggctccaaatcagttcccatataccatgtaggataccaaataatattactattggttcccatacattgcccttgattgaaacaaaaagaaatttcttTATTCACAAGAAAGGTCAAAGCTAGCACTAAAAcatgcattttcggccaacatgAAGTCTTGTGCACTAACATGGTTAATGAATatttttgcttctaccttggcatgattttatggtcccttggagtgctcaatcacattcataagtcaaaaaattcattatttgcCGCCTGGCgtccaaaaatgtatcaaaacaGCTTTCTGGGTCCATTTCGGCCTTCATAACTTGAATGCATAGAACGGGCTTTGCatcttcgggtattgtcatgccctcttgagaattaataacaccttgaatgaaactaaccaggttgtccttaaatctcttagcttatgGCCATATGATTGACCCCATCTTCAATTGTACAGTATCAGCATCCCAGCGGGTAGTCGGGTGTATGGGTctggcggattctcatcaggtGACATttggaacaaataaaaaaactcttttaaatattccactacctggtaaaaaaaaatcctagaaaaaaatagatataattttatagacCCATAATATTTCAACcgtaggtccaaattaagcgtgacactagtctataaacttatATCGACGGACACTTTCACATGACACATGGGTCAAAaacaaaatctatataaataaaaagtcaactccaaaaTCATCAATTAGTCCAACTCGTATCTTGTTTTGACTATAATTTTCTATTCTTAGCTCTGATTTTGGCATACTACTAATTtacgaactcatatcgacgagtactttgcCATAGTACCTCGATCAATACAAAATTCCTTCCATACTAAAAAGTCAATTATGAGGCCCACTTAGTTAACCCCAATCAACCTTGatcaaaaatctcaaaatcGGGGCATTTTCTCGGGTTTGGGTGTTACATGTGTGCACAAGTTAATCACAATTTCTACTTTAGTTATGACTAGGTTTGTGGAAATGGATCATTTCCTCATCTGTTTCATTCAATTTGacttcattttttatatgtgGAGGTCCCACAGCTCAAACAAGATGGCTTAAACCATAGGTGCTTCCACATGATGCAAGTTTCTTTTCCATAGGTTTGGTGTAACTCTACATAACGTTTTTAGtggttttaaaatttctttttggagTTTGGCCTTTGTTTGCGATTCTATGTTAGGGAAGACTTTCCCTCTTTCTCAATTGTTGAATGTTTTTGGTGTAGATTTGAGGTTGTTGTGTTGAACCTTTGGATTCCATGGTCTCATGCAATCAATCTCTCCTTTGTGTGGTTAGTCTTTGATGATGTGCTTCCTAAAGTACTGTGGTATCTTATTTCAAAGATGTTTTTCATTGGACTAGGGTTTTAGACATGCAAATGATGACTTTATTTAGTAGTTTAGGAATTTGCAGTTACAACATCTAATATTTTGATGTCACTAATGAGGATCGAAACTGCAAGTTCTTCAAAGAAGTTAATTTTGGTGCTTTGGACTTTTTGGAGtactttcaaattttgatttttttaaggttttaatCTATGCttcttgtttttccttttaataaggATGGTTTTCTAAATCCTTTGAGATTGTTgatctctttgtttttgtttacctAGTTAGCTTGTACTTTTTTCTTAGTGTCAATAAAATTGTCTTGGTTTAGGTTGGTTGTTGGCGCATGCCTTCTTGTAGTCTTTGGTTTCCATCTCTTTTTTGGTCACCTATGTAAAAAAGAATGTGTAAagaaaaaatcttttattatttctttcatgccaATGTTTagacttaaaacaaatttttagaggtattatatgaattattcacatttatttagaatttagaccatggtttattattgtgtgcctaatttttgaaaaaaaaaagcttaaattttagttcatttaatgttataattttattatttaattaacaaatagtttatttatatttaagctTAAGGAAATTAAGTTATATAGTTATTATGCaattgttgttatttatttatttatttttggatgaatTACCCTACCAAACTATTTGACACATATAAGTAacgtttaaattattaaaatagcAAGTAAATCCCTCTGCTATGGTTATATATAACACATTTTCCCCTCAATACCAATTAAATGCTAAAAGGtattttaatttgacaaaaacATCTTTTTGGCAATACCCAATAtattccaaataatttaatccatTATGTTTCTATTatctaattattaaaaataatattaaaaaaaaaaatatatatatatatatatatgatcttctgattttattttttttaagaaattactaatattaattaagtgattttattcattttgggcatttaagtaattttaaatttaaaaaatttctaaaatttttataagggtgattttttctttttattattattattttttggttgggtTACCAATTATTTGCATCCTAAAGGGAGTTAGAGGCATTATCTTGAATCCATGACTTCATTATATGGGTGTTAAGGGTTTATCATTAAACCAATCTCATTATTATGGTAATTTTGCATTAATGTACGAGAAAACATCTATAAATGAATATCTGAGACtatgaaaaattattcatttaaaggagttattaatttatcgataaatgaatatttattagtttaaaaagaAGTTTATACTGTTTTGTAAAATAGTTTTActtactataatatatattaacaaataaaaagatcAATGAGGCTTGACCAAATCTATAATCATGGGATTAAACATCACTCAAtcgataaataaaaaaaatagtcaaTATGTACAATTTTACCTTACAGAGAAGTCTAGAATAAAAGAATCTCATTGATAAGTATAAAAAAGATCGGTGTTCAATCGGCTTATTAGTTGATTCTCTATTGATCAATTCTAATaagctaaattaaaaaaaaaaatgattgagtaaaattttcttattatatatcgTAActgtttataaatattatttattttctaaaagtttaatcaattattaaaaaatatatatattcaataggcccttaaggattttttttaaaaacaaattatcttatgcatttaatgaatttattcatttagtACACTATCCGAGTTAGGActgaattgttttatttatttgaaagatttattcatttattaaagttttactgtattatttttatttaaactgcTAAGTATTAGTAGTCTTAGTAGCTTCACAAGGATTTATGTTGTACTACAGGATTATTTGAAATCGTAAAACAATTTCATATGAAATttgtgtaatttattatttttttcaatgtaaTTGTTGTTGCAGGTTCAAAAGTAAATGATAATAgtgcattaaaataaataacaatagtacatttagtttttataattcttgtaaattttattgtaacTTGAATTTGTTCCTACTATCCCAAAATTATAGCTCCGAGCATCCGACCCAGACCCAACTTTCCATTGATCCCTTTCACAAACATATAGTTATAGGAAGTAGGAACACATACTTCCCGAGAGATAaaccatattaaatttttagggGATAAAGTCAAATAGTTTTGAGAgattttccatgtaaatcttCATTTTTCCGCCACATTCATCTAAAATAATGATAGAATACAAACCAAACAATGTCATGCGTTTTAAGATTTCTAGCTTTTGTGATGAGTTCCTCACTTTCATCTTGAGGAGTTCCTCACTTTCATCTTTTTCACCTCTTCAGATGTCTGTTCCAGCTTCCAAATGTGCCATAAAATCAATCGAGTCTAGTGTCTCCTTCAGCGCGTTtataaaaattcaccaaacccataaaaaaaaaattttaaaaaaaaagaaaaagaaaaaagcgtTTGTTACTCCCCATTAAATAATAAATCTCTTTAATACTAGATCAAACTTATCAATGATATTAATACTGACTTAACTACATGCACAAGCTTTATCATTTAATGTTTAAACAGTTCAGTGGAAAAACGATGCTTTAAACTTCCTCATATGAGCAAGATgagagtttttattttatttctcaattATACTTCTGTCACTATTTGGTTGAAGTAGATGCCTAATTGCTGTTATTAAAATCTCACACACCCCCgccccaaaataaataaataaataaatgcttgACTGCTATTAAAATCCAATCCATATTCtattggaaaaaagaaagagatggtAAGACAGCTCCAGAAATTTCTACCTGTGAGTAGAGtaaattaaatctaatatatattacaCCGAGTTACAAAAATTTGggaaaaaagtcaaaaattctTAGGAACCTCTCCTTATGGAATTGGGTTCCaaagcaaaagagaaaacaatAAGAGATTGGGGACTAACAAAGGAATGAAAGGGTTAACATCACTACCAAGGCGCTTCCTTCTCAGCCTCTTCCTGAAATACTCTCTCCTCTCTTCTTCACCCCACTGAGCTTCCTCCACTCCTTTTGCAAGAATCAACGGTGGAGGCTGCTGGAATGGGCATTTGGATCTCCAAGATGTCTCAGGGAGCCCAAATCTGGAAACCCTTCTGAGGAAGAGAGAAATTCCCCATCTCAAATGGAGACAAGGGAAGGTTGTGGAGGATTTCGCGCAGAGGATTGGTGGGTAATCCCAATTTAGGTAGCATGGCAATTGGGTGGCGATGAAGAATTGATCATGAAGAGATGGTGAGATTGTCGGGCTGGTTAGGACGTGGGTTAGAGCCTGGAGCATCTGTTCCCACGTTGCGTCTTCgtccatttctttttcctactctTGATCTCAAAGACAATTAGGATGAGGTTGGGACTCGTGAGCAAATGGtcaaaaataacaatatcaCACATGGGAAGGGTTGAAACAGTTTTAAACCGCTGTCGCTTCTgcgcaataatattttttacaacAAAACATTGTGCGTttctcaaaaattttaaaaataaataaatataaaaatcaatggCATTTTTTGAGCCTCAAACACCACAGATATCGCCGGATAGACAATTGCAAATGCCTGTACGATTCTTTCCCATTTTGACGTGGATATATTGTTGTCGGCCTTTATCGCTGTGTAATTTTTGGCACCGCGTGAGGGATGAGTCGCTCCCAACGCCCATGGCCAAGGttctttatttgaatttttggatACTGCTAGAGCATTGTTATTTTTCAAAGTAGGATCGCTGATGATAATTTCAAATCCCTtccctaatttatcaaaaagaacaaaaaaaacaaaaaaaacaaaaaaaacaaaaaaaaaaagaaagaaaaaagaaataagaaatttCTATCACTCTTTAATATTTACTTGTCAACACAAAAGGGTAATGAAATTTCTATAACATAATATCAGCATATAATGAAtcgaaaattgaaattaaaacgGTATAACATCACGTCAtctcataataaaataacaagaaaataaataaataaataaataacataaacatCATTTAGTGACCATTCACCATGTTAAATGCCATATCCGAAATGTATCATCCATCTATATGGACTATTCATAATACCGAACCACCATTTATGATCAAACTGGAAATCAGTTAAATACAATTTGCTGCAACCATTTAAAACTCATTCATACAAAAACATACAAGATAAAAATTGTGTGGCCGTTTAAAGCAACAACCAACGGCCGTTGGGTGAAACGTCTATAATCACTTTACGAGCTTTgtcataaagaaaaagaaaaaaagagtaggTTAACTGCATAAAGGATCCAACTCAAAATGAAAAAGCAAAGCTGCAGGGATCATTTAACATATGCATCGAATCCTATGCCTTTCTTTCAACCTGTTGTACAGAAAATTCGATATCTTGTTCCATTAGTAAAGCTGCTACTCTCTACTATGTAAAATCTGACAACTCTGTCAAAACACATCAGAATTACATCTGTAACCTTCAACTAAATTCTGTTCATTCAAAACTTGGAAAAGTCCCAACTAGCGTAATTGTGATGAGAGGAACATCCAACCACTGATTATTGGAAAGGTAATTAAAGCAGAAGCCTGGAAATTTGCATATATCTATATCAGAAGTGTTTCAACAGCTGAaacttctaaaaaaaataatgggcAACAGAATGACagcataccaaaaaaaataccaaCTCACTGTTGGCAAGAGATGCAGTAAATTCATTCTTCTCCATTTCTTTCTTGATGAAACGTTGCAACTGCTAACAAACATGGAGGTTCACCAACCGATTAGGAAAACATCAAAAGTGCCGAGGCAACGCCTAGATTATAGGAAAACACTTATACAAAGGCATGGCTAGAAATACACCCGTGATCTTGTAACTTTATAATGCAAAAGGAAAATTGTAAATTCTTTGCCGTTTTATGGctgtttgataaaattttgaaagtatGGTACTATCAAATCAACAAATTGTGAAGTTAGAGACTGTTCAAACAGTCAAACTAAAGGCACATAAAACATGGCTTTACAATTTATATGTTGGAGATGATTGaaggggaaaaataaatatatattttacaaacaaaaaaatgtgaatAGGTTTAATAATATATCCCAATGCAGGGTAGGTATAGTCGTCGAATTTATCTCTCTCAACACGGATGTCATGAATTCAAAAGGTTTAAGAATTGGCAGGAGAAACTCACAAGCCTTCCCAATGTAGAGTGTGAAGGGCATTGAACCAAAAACATTAATatgctaaaacaaaaatt includes the following:
- the LOC125420693 gene encoding uncharacterized protein LOC125420693, with the protein product MDEDATWEQMLQALTHVLTSPTISPSLHDQFFIATQLPCYLNWDYPPILCAKSSTTFPCLHLRWGISLFLRRVSRFGLPETSWRSKCPFQQPPPLILAKGVEEAQWGEEERREYFRKRLRRKRLGSDVNPFIPLLVPNLLLFSLLLWNPIP